The following are encoded together in the Phenylobacterium sp. NIBR 498073 genome:
- a CDS encoding nitronate monooxygenase, whose translation MIKTRITEMLGIEFPIVQAPMGWIARSQLASAVSNAGGLGIIETSSGELDAVREEIRKMRGLTDKPFGVNIAQAFVRDPDIVSFVVDQGVKFVTTSAGDPNKYCSALKKAGLTVFHVVPSLGAALKAIEAGVDGLVVEGGEGGGFKNSRDVSTMVLLPLVCSKVGVPVIAAGGITDGRSMAAAFALGAEGVQMGTRMVSAAESPVHQNWKDAIVGAKETDTVFLNRFGPGPALRALRTEKTGTYEREGGEGVMGEFARAKEMYFGGDLESSIPLTGQVAGRIDAVKPVAQVIAETVAEFEETVKTMGRRWG comes from the coding sequence GTGATCAAGACCCGCATCACCGAGATGCTCGGGATCGAGTTCCCCATCGTCCAGGCGCCGATGGGTTGGATCGCCCGCAGCCAGCTGGCCTCGGCGGTCTCCAACGCCGGCGGGCTCGGAATCATCGAGACCTCGTCCGGCGAGCTCGACGCCGTCCGCGAGGAGATCCGCAAGATGCGCGGTCTGACCGACAAGCCGTTCGGGGTGAATATCGCCCAGGCCTTCGTGCGCGACCCAGACATCGTCTCGTTCGTGGTCGACCAGGGCGTGAAGTTCGTCACGACCTCGGCCGGCGATCCCAACAAGTACTGCTCGGCGCTGAAAAAGGCGGGCCTGACCGTCTTTCACGTGGTGCCCTCGCTGGGCGCGGCGCTGAAGGCGATCGAGGCGGGGGTCGACGGGCTGGTGGTCGAGGGCGGCGAGGGCGGCGGCTTCAAGAACTCGCGCGACGTCTCGACCATGGTGCTGCTGCCGCTGGTCTGCTCGAAGGTCGGCGTGCCGGTGATCGCCGCCGGCGGGATCACCGACGGCCGCTCGATGGCCGCGGCCTTCGCGCTGGGGGCCGAGGGCGTGCAGATGGGCACCCGTATGGTCTCGGCCGCCGAGAGCCCCGTGCACCAGAACTGGAAGGACGCCATCGTCGGCGCCAAGGAGACCGACACCGTCTTCCTCAACCGCTTCGGCCCGGGCCCGGCCCTGCGCGCGCTGCGCACCGAGAAGACCGGGACCTACGAACGCGAGGGCGGCGAGGGGGTGATGGGCGAGTTCGCCCGCGCCAAGGAGATGTACTTCGGCGGCGACCTCGAAAGCTCGATCCCGCTGACCGGCCAGGTCGCCGGCCGCATCGACGCGGTCAAGCCGGTCGCCCAGGTCATCGCCGAGACGGTCGCCGAGTTCGAGGAGACCGTGAAGACGATGGGGCGGCGCTGGGGCTAG